The Rattus rattus isolate New Zealand chromosome 1, Rrattus_CSIRO_v1, whole genome shotgun sequence genome includes a region encoding these proteins:
- the Vamp3 gene encoding vesicle-associated membrane protein 3: MSTGVPSGSSAATGSNRRLQQTQNQVDEVVDIMRVNVDKVLERDQKLSELDDRADALQAGASQFETSAAKLKRKYWWKNCKMWAIGISVLVIIVIIIIVWCVS, encoded by the exons AT GTCTACAGGGGTGCCTTCAGGGTCCAGTGCTGCCACTGGCAGTAATCGAAGACTCCAGCAGACACAGAATCAAGTAGATGAG GTGGTGGACATCATGAGAGTCAATGTGGATAAGGTGTTAGAAAGAGACCAGAAGCTCTCGGAGCTAGACGACCGCGCAGATGCACTGCAGGCAGGCGCCTCGCAGTTTGAAACAAGTGCTGCCAAGTTGAAGAGAAAGTATTGGTGGAAGAACTGCAAG ATGTGGGCGATAGGGATCAGTGTCCTGGTGATTATTGTCATTATCATCATCG TGTGGTGTGTCTCTTAA